The sequence below is a genomic window from Brevibacillus laterosporus.
CCCAGAAGTAAGATTTACCAGCGGGAAAATGCGATGTCTCGCAACTAGCATCGGATAATCAACCTTGTGCTGAATCGCGTGACCTACCTCATGGCAGGCTACAGATACTGCTGAGATGGAGTCATTAAAATACACTGGGTCCGACAAGCGTACCGTTTTAGAAATAGGGTCATAGTGGTCTGTAAGAGTACCTGGTATATGTTCGACTGGAATATGAGACAAGCCGTTAGAATCGAGCATGTGTCGAGCGGCTTCTGCGCCGGTCATTCCAGAGGAAACAGGTACCTCCGAATATTTGCTAAACGTTCCTTTTACACGGAATTGTGCCCACATCGTGAGACCGAATGCTGCCAGAATTAATAGCGTCCATGGGGTAAAAAACATGTATATTCACTCCTATCTATGATGATCAATTCTTGTCCTTTTCTCATCCTATGTTCATTGTGCACTAAACATGGTGAGAAGACACAAAAATACATCTTACATTTAAAGAAATTGCTTGTGTTGCGTCATACAGTCTTATCCGTTAATTTACATACGAATTAGATCAAGAAAGGTTTCATTTATTTTGATAATACCATAAAAAAAGAAGATGAAACCAGAAAAGCAAGCCCGCGAACAGGGCTTGCTTCTTCTCTCCTCTTTTCTTACTCTGTTGACACAGACGGATCAGCTTGCTCTCTTTTTGGTGTAATTTGCACAAAATGGGCTTCTGGTTGTTCCAATAATTTTTGAATAAGCACTGCTTCCTCGTATTGCTCTGTGGCTAATAGCTCTTCTTTATATTTTCCTAACAGCTCCGACACATCAGAGATACCTTTGGAATCTAGCTTGTAGATGAATACTTTGGCTCCTTTGGCGATACGGCGTTCCAAGGCGTCTTGATCAAAGCCTAATTCTGGTTGTA
It includes:
- a CDS encoding zinc metallopeptidase, which produces MFFTPWTLLILAAFGLTMWAQFRVKGTFSKYSEVPVSSGMTGAEAARHMLDSNGLSHIPVEHIPGTLTDHYDPISKTVRLSDPVYFNDSISAVSVACHEVGHAIQHKVDYPMLVARHRIFPLVNLTSGIAPFLLLGGIFLKVSGLFLLGIIAFSVAVLFQVITLPVEFNASSRAKDLMIKMGYIRNSEERGVKAVLGAAALTYVAAALMSVLQLLEYVWLFRRDSDD